The Hyalangium gracile nucleotide sequence CTCGCGAGCGGCCTCCAGCGCGGAGAGCGCGTCCCGCACCTCGGCCCCCACCCGGTCCCGCTGCAGCCGGAGCTGGGCCTCCAGCCGCGCCAGCCCCGCCTCCGCCTGGCGGGCCCGGCCGGTGGCTCCCCGGTTGAGGGTGGGCAGCTCCACCTGGAGCCCTATCTCCAGCTCCGGCTTGCCGCGCTTCGCGGGGCCCGCGCCCAGGTCTCTAGCGGCCGCCACGCTCACGTCCACCGCGGGCGCACGCTGGTTCCGCGCGAGCCGCTGCTCCACCTGCTGCTGCGCGCGAGCCGCCTCCAGCCGCAACACCTCCGGCCGGCGAGCGAGCACGCTCTCCAGCTCCACCGGCCCCACCGCCTGCTCGGCGGGCTCGGGCTCGGGGAAGTGCTCCGGCAGCCGCGTGGGTTCGGGCACCACGGGCAGCCCCTCCATGTTCCTCAGGAAGAGGGACAGCTCGATGGCGCTCTGCTGAAGCAGCCGCTCGGCGGCCACCACCTGGCCCTCGCGCTGCACCAGCGCCCGTTGATTGTCCACCTGCTCGAAGGCCGCCAGATCGCCGTTACTCACCCGCTGCTGCAGCTGGGTGTCCCGGTCGCGCGCCAGCTGCCGCAGCGCCACCGCGATGGAGTAGCGGCGGCCCGCCGCCACCCAGTCCCAATATCGCAGCGTGGCGGCACGGGTGGCCTCCAGCCGGCTCTGGGCCACCGCGTGTCCAGCGGCCTCCGTGCCCAGCCGTGCCCGGGCGAGCTGCGCCCTCCGCCTGTCGATGGGCCCATTGCGCCAGAGCGGCACGCTCACGCCCGCGCGCAGCTCCCCGAGCGCGTTCGTCTCGTACTGCTCCGCGTAGGAGGGGAACTCTCCACCCCCATAGCGCCAGCCCGCGAAGAGGTTGGCCCCCCACAGGCTCGTCGGCTGCTCCACGGTGCCCTCCAGGCGCGTGGCGGGGTAGCCGCCCACGGGGGTGCTCACCGCCCGTGCCTTCACCTGCGGATCGAACCCTCCCTGGGCTGCCAGCAGCTCGGCCTCCGCGCCCTCGGCCTCCCAGCGCGCCGCCTCGATGGCGGGGGAGTGCCGCTCCACCGCGACGAGCACTTCCTCGAGCGAGAGGGACTCCCTCGGAGCTCCGGCATCCGCCTCCGCCCACGCCAGCACCGGGCCCAGCAGCCACACCAGGAGCCCGGCGCGCCACGCCGCGTGCTTCACTTCTTCGCCTCCTGCTTCGCCGGCTCGGGCATGTCCACCGAGGGCGGGAAACCGTTGAAGCGGCGCCACAGCT carries:
- a CDS encoding TolC family protein, with product MKHAAWRAGLLVWLLGPVLAWAEADAGAPRESLSLEEVLVAVERHSPAIEAARWEAEGAEAELLAAQGGFDPQVKARAVSTPVGGYPATRLEGTVEQPTSLWGANLFAGWRYGGGEFPSYAEQYETNALGELRAGVSVPLWRNGPIDRRRAQLARARLGTEAAGHAVAQSRLEATRAATLRYWDWVAAGRRYSIAVALRQLARDRDTQLQQRVSNGDLAAFEQVDNQRALVQREGQVVAAERLLQQSAIELSLFLRNMEGLPVVPEPTRLPEHFPEPEPAEQAVGPVELESVLARRPEVLRLEAARAQQQVEQRLARNQRAPAVDVSVAAARDLGAGPAKRGKPELEIGLQVELPTLNRGATGRARQAEAGLARLEAQLRLQRDRVGAEVRDALSALEAARERVEVARRELRLARELEQAERTRFELGESTLLFVNLREQTSAEAAVREVDALSDYHKAVASLRAAAVLPLAVR